One window of the Lactococcus lactis genome contains the following:
- a CDS encoding hydroxymethylglutaryl-CoA synthase gives MKVGIDKLGFFVPNTFVDMRDLANARNVDPAKFQIGIGQDEMAVNPATQDIITFAANAAASILTEEDKKAIDMVIVGTESSLDESKASAVVVHDLLGIQPFARSIEMKEACYATTAGLALARDHVLLNPDTKVLVIASDIAKYGLNTGGEPTQGAGSVAMLITADPKILALNNDNVALTQDIYDFWRPFGQAYPSVDGKFSNETYIDAFAKIWKEYSHRTNLKFEDFAAIAFHTPYTKMGKKALLPMLESEKPANAEELMEQFERGIVYNRRVGNLYTGSLYLSLISLLENSDKLSAGQRIGLFSYGSGTVAEFFSGELVEGYENHLLKIEHQSMLDARTRLSIPEYENMFNQYLDLNHNISFNDETDYSVSEVVDNHRKYKKR, from the coding sequence ATGAAAGTCGGTATAGATAAACTTGGATTTTTTGTCCCAAATACTTTTGTTGATATGAGGGATTTAGCAAATGCTCGTAATGTTGACCCTGCAAAATTCCAAATTGGTATTGGTCAAGATGAAATGGCAGTCAATCCTGCTACTCAAGATATTATTACTTTTGCTGCTAACGCGGCAGCAAGTATTTTGACTGAGGAAGATAAAAAAGCCATTGACATGGTCATCGTTGGTACTGAATCAAGTCTTGATGAATCAAAGGCCTCAGCCGTTGTTGTTCACGATTTGCTTGGTATTCAACCTTTTGCTCGAAGCATTGAAATGAAAGAGGCTTGTTATGCAACTACTGCTGGCCTTGCTCTTGCTCGTGACCACGTTCTTTTGAATCCTGATACTAAAGTTTTAGTTATTGCTTCTGATATTGCCAAATATGGGCTAAATACTGGTGGAGAACCTACTCAGGGCGCTGGAAGTGTTGCAATGCTTATTACGGCCGATCCTAAAATTTTGGCCTTAAATAATGATAACGTTGCTTTAACTCAAGACATCTATGATTTTTGGCGTCCTTTTGGTCAGGCTTATCCTTCTGTTGATGGTAAGTTTTCAAACGAAACATATATCGATGCTTTTGCTAAAATCTGGAAAGAGTATAGCCATAGAACAAATTTAAAGTTTGAAGACTTTGCAGCTATCGCCTTTCATACCCCTTATACTAAAATGGGTAAAAAAGCTTTATTGCCAATGCTTGAATCTGAAAAACCAGCCAATGCTGAAGAATTAATGGAACAATTTGAACGTGGTATCGTTTATAATCGTCGTGTGGGTAATCTGTATACCGGTTCTCTCTATTTGAGTTTGATTTCACTTTTGGAAAACTCTGATAAATTGAGTGCTGGTCAGCGTATTGGACTTTTTAGTTATGGTTCTGGTACTGTTGCTGAGTTTTTCTCTGGTGAGCTTGTTGAAGGTTATGAAAATCATTTACTTAAAATTGAACATCAATCAATGTTGGATGCAAGAACCCGTCTATCAATTCCTGAATACGAAAACATGTTTAATCAATATTTAGATTTGAATCATAATATTTCTTTCAATGATGAGACAGATTACTCCGTTTCAGAAGTTGTTGATAATCACCGTAAGTATAAAAAAAGATAA
- a CDS encoding helix-turn-helix domain-containing protein produces MAENQLFYPRLEELIRISKKSFNQVERDLGYPRNALHNYKNGVEPSGIRLIELAHYFGVTPEYLLGINNDPKNNGTRIIFESLNDYQKKDLCIICQEWLLSSK; encoded by the coding sequence ATGGCCGAGAATCAGCTATTCTACCCACGGTTAGAAGAATTAATAAGAATATCAAAAAAGTCTTTTAATCAAGTTGAAAGAGATCTAGGATATCCTAGAAATGCGCTTCATAATTATAAAAACGGTGTGGAACCTTCGGGAATTCGATTGATTGAATTGGCACATTATTTCGGAGTAACACCTGAGTATTTGCTAGGAATAAACAATGACCCAAAAAATAATGGAACTAGAATTATTTTTGAAAGTCTTAATGATTATCAAAAAAAAGATTTATGCATTATTTGTCAAGAATGGTTGTTGTCTTCAAAATAG
- a CDS encoding beta strand repeat-containing protein, producing MQRKYKFKLVTFIMLLELVSSMNLGAIFQGINSEPITATSLGKVLSSQEVGATTSNTSMNTMLKSVVPTSSTFNGVSLTQPSRPALNIKLPTEATNGTSFGYQQSISGLPNVAAGQISVIQGGSTIYNVSGVSDPNVQAALSFIASNASNSNDYVLFIGGNVTLSNSMANTGAEGTFSGLSGKVKSLTIVANTTDSLTSTPNVAATGSYTITTPTNNYFGAPTVFRNITVAATYDNFYAQGNSIAFMPGSNFTGSGISIYGGTAGTSNVTGDTNIYVASTGTGTMSFYGGNNAGGNISGSTHVSITNASGLGTVTGGNASGGIINGNTNVSVTGFTGNVGNIYGAGVGTSASPVTVNGNVYNNWNSSIEGASYNTRYYGGTANGTVKGTIYNTFKGLGSWNGQEGYDGGSDTGIVGQSGNSGDAIVNSVDTSQFTGTGQYDFAGAGGAQNRNSGTVYGNITSYVKTGFTNAPISSFSGGFGQAYYGYTISGMQSNATNDANPSSGAAIAASNSTIKIYGNIYSWAQGGTFSTGTGNNYMRGGGYGYVQGNSILEVGDSSTAPGGNTTGENGVSDGSRSSSNRTGVGGSGFVNVGYGTANGNTIATSNLAYKSMTSGYQAINASDIVGGGGTEGSDNSYWQVGDSTTIQNNDIARWTYGDCFGGYHQGNSYNFNNGGIQDTLEGAGYTGTLYGNSNTQMNNGQVDWFESGGSWNNRVIQGNMTNVIYNGVINAIAGGNYGSGGGNVTGGNSEVDVYGGDFSGNPRTGTKQLCGGNFYNASNTIRGNSTLNLDLSGHTGNTFKFPTGNTYLSGGNGYGNTLTKVGSGSSNVITLSIKTGDATANTLASAILYGDGQSNGNSNTYTNVGTININIQNMSSTTPMSVGSVYGTNYTQALQYNTNINISDGVNIKGSVNSGGTNDNYQTSVTTGKASVAAVNLGDNSSQLPINISGTLANFTNAKISPNATVNVSGSFLNGNGATAVNHAASYNTTGNLILGTSSTLAITSSSSLISIAKMTVGSNITLSTPYVQTSGLINLSDLDMSTNNGSLFWSPIGTATSPTNTFGGAYWGTQRGFPVFTFNGGDTATKSGAVNISPNNFSGVDSAKNYAFLGDYTMSSLSTPSNPTWIGYVVPGQVRVYNTTGDADSGNWQHHLKSNVTTGNPVAGQTMQAWASVASDTDASSIKVMYVMGYSDSTTAPFSFTAKAPYYIKSRTATAFDGKVLNNYPSTNPNFDVNAGTTGATRNFGTRDYFVGNQQDGTNDQAIYGSYIVQNVATDNTTSLSAGNYILPNKVSAINASSLTQAQLQKIVGLKGVGVMTDITTSGDPLSSINNAGNTIQDPTTSDTNVKDKSYAEIPVSWTLGKSSTNSNIVVVPQAAVISSDSQTALNVYDASMTSDDAHDLKDQKDLDGNWTYALAFKADGTIEEPVISSPSNLVTTLQTIQANNPIIDGDGNIRPVTYTYNGLSKDITLNLTFGSISLSTPNSYDFGTLDVSPKPLISWATSPASDVVVTDTRTGSALKPWYVSVAQTQDLKGLTNNNNLASYLFFKDSTGSKVITSDALQIYANTSPTTGTFKLNQNWNSTSGEGIQLNIPVDHQEKGTYEGQLTWSLNNVPSN from the coding sequence ATGCAAAGAAAATATAAATTTAAACTTGTGACTTTTATAATGTTGCTAGAGTTGGTTTCATCTATGAATTTGGGGGCAATTTTTCAAGGTATTAATAGTGAACCTATTACGGCAACATCTCTTGGGAAGGTGTTATCATCTCAAGAAGTAGGAGCGACAACGTCTAATACTAGTATGAATACCATGCTTAAAAGCGTTGTTCCCACTAGTAGTACTTTTAATGGCGTATCTTTAACTCAGCCTAGTCGACCAGCTTTAAATATTAAACTTCCCACAGAGGCAACCAATGGAACAAGTTTTGGTTATCAGCAAAGTATTTCGGGTTTGCCTAATGTAGCAGCAGGTCAGATTTCTGTTATTCAAGGCGGAAGTACAATCTATAATGTTTCTGGTGTATCGGATCCTAATGTTCAAGCTGCTTTAAGTTTTATTGCTTCGAACGCCTCAAATTCAAATGACTATGTCCTGTTTATTGGCGGTAATGTGACCTTGTCCAATTCTATGGCCAATACAGGCGCAGAAGGAACTTTTTCAGGCTTATCTGGAAAAGTTAAATCACTGACCATTGTTGCCAATACAACTGATAGTCTGACAAGTACACCTAATGTTGCAGCGACAGGAAGTTATACGATTACAACTCCAACAAATAACTATTTTGGTGCCCCAACGGTCTTTCGTAACATTACTGTTGCAGCAACTTATGACAATTTCTACGCTCAGGGTAATTCGATTGCATTTATGCCAGGATCGAACTTCACAGGATCTGGAATTTCAATTTATGGTGGAACAGCTGGAACGTCTAACGTTACAGGTGATACCAATATTTATGTTGCCTCAACTGGTACAGGAACGATGAGTTTTTATGGCGGAAATAATGCAGGCGGAAATATCTCAGGAAGTACCCATGTTTCCATCACAAATGCTTCTGGATTAGGAACGGTTACCGGAGGCAATGCATCTGGCGGTATAATCAATGGCAATACAAATGTATCTGTAACTGGTTTTACTGGTAATGTGGGAAATATTTACGGTGCAGGTGTTGGAACAAGTGCTAGCCCTGTCACTGTAAACGGCAATGTTTATAACAACTGGAATTCAAGCATTGAAGGTGCCTCTTATAATACACGTTATTATGGAGGTACAGCTAACGGTACAGTCAAGGGCACAATTTACAACACATTTAAAGGTCTTGGAAGCTGGAATGGTCAAGAAGGTTACGATGGCGGTAGCGATACAGGTATCGTAGGTCAATCAGGCAACAGTGGGGATGCAATCGTCAATAGTGTAGATACAAGCCAGTTTACAGGCACAGGTCAATACGATTTCGCAGGGGCTGGCGGAGCACAAAACAGAAATTCGGGCACGGTTTATGGTAATATTACCAGTTATGTTAAAACTGGTTTCACTAATGCACCGATTTCTAGTTTCTCTGGTGGATTTGGTCAGGCTTATTATGGCTATACTATCAGTGGAATGCAAAGTAATGCTACGAATGACGCTAATCCCTCATCAGGTGCGGCGATTGCAGCAAGTAATTCTACCATAAAGATTTACGGCAATATCTATTCTTGGGCACAAGGCGGAACATTCTCTACCGGAACCGGAAATAATTACATGCGCGGTGGCGGTTATGGTTATGTTCAAGGAAATAGTATTCTTGAAGTAGGAGATTCAAGCACCGCTCCTGGTGGTAATACAACAGGTGAAAATGGAGTGTCCGATGGCAGCCGCTCGTCTTCAAATCGTACAGGGGTTGGCGGTTCTGGTTTTGTAAATGTTGGCTACGGGACAGCCAATGGTAATACTATTGCGACAAGTAATTTAGCTTATAAGTCAATGACTTCTGGTTATCAGGCTATCAATGCTTCTGACATTGTTGGCGGTGGTGGTACTGAAGGAAGTGATAACTCTTACTGGCAAGTAGGAGATTCTACTACCATTCAAAATAATGATATCGCTCGATGGACTTACGGCGATTGTTTTGGCGGATATCATCAGGGAAATTCTTATAATTTCAACAATGGTGGTATTCAGGATACGCTTGAAGGTGCAGGCTATACCGGTACTCTTTATGGTAACTCTAATACTCAAATGAACAACGGTCAGGTTGACTGGTTTGAATCGGGTGGTTCCTGGAATAACCGAGTAATTCAAGGCAATATGACCAATGTCATTTATAATGGAGTTATCAACGCTATTGCTGGAGGAAATTACGGCTCAGGTGGTGGAAATGTTACTGGAGGGAATTCTGAAGTAGATGTATATGGTGGAGATTTTTCAGGAAATCCACGTACGGGAACCAAACAATTATGCGGTGGTAATTTCTATAATGCCAGCAACACTATTCGAGGAAATTCAACACTCAATCTTGATTTATCTGGTCATACAGGAAATACTTTTAAATTTCCAACAGGTAATACATATCTCTCAGGGGGAAATGGCTATGGCAATACATTAACCAAAGTAGGTTCTGGATCAAGTAACGTGATTACCTTGAGTATCAAAACAGGCGATGCGACAGCCAATACATTGGCTTCTGCAATACTTTACGGCGATGGTCAATCTAACGGTAACAGCAACACTTATACTAATGTTGGAACGATTAATATTAATATCCAAAATATGAGTTCGACTACTCCAATGTCAGTAGGTTCAGTTTACGGTACAAATTATACTCAAGCGTTGCAATATAATACTAATATCAACATTTCAGATGGTGTCAATATTAAAGGAAGTGTCAATAGTGGTGGTACAAATGATAACTATCAAACATCAGTAACTACAGGAAAGGCATCAGTCGCTGCTGTTAATCTTGGGGATAATTCATCTCAGTTACCTATTAACATTTCTGGTACACTTGCTAACTTTACGAATGCAAAGATTTCTCCAAACGCTACAGTTAATGTCTCGGGTTCATTTTTAAACGGAAATGGCGCAACAGCGGTAAATCATGCAGCAAGTTACAATACAACTGGGAATTTGATACTAGGAACAAGTTCGACGCTTGCAATCACTTCTTCAAGTTCTCTCATTTCAATTGCAAAGATGACAGTCGGCAGCAATATTACACTCTCGACCCCATATGTTCAAACTTCTGGATTGATTAATCTTTCTGATTTGGATATGTCAACTAATAACGGGAGTTTATTTTGGTCGCCGATAGGAACTGCAACATCTCCAACTAATACTTTTGGCGGAGCTTATTGGGGAACACAAAGGGGATTCCCTGTGTTTACGTTTAATGGTGGAGATACTGCTACAAAATCTGGTGCAGTAAATATTAGTCCTAATAATTTTTCTGGTGTAGATTCAGCAAAAAATTATGCATTTTTAGGAGATTATACAATGTCTTCCCTCTCCACCCCAAGTAATCCAACTTGGATTGGTTATGTTGTTCCAGGGCAGGTACGTGTATATAATACAACTGGTGATGCAGATTCAGGAAATTGGCAACATCATTTAAAATCTAATGTTACAACAGGGAATCCCGTTGCTGGTCAAACGATGCAAGCATGGGCCTCGGTAGCATCTGATACTGATGCAAGTTCTATCAAAGTAATGTATGTGATGGGATATAGTGATAGCACAACAGCTCCCTTTAGCTTCACCGCTAAAGCACCATATTACATAAAATCTAGAACAGCCACGGCATTTGATGGAAAGGTTTTAAATAATTATCCATCAACTAATCCTAATTTTGATGTCAATGCTGGAACTACTGGTGCTACACGTAACTTTGGTACGAGAGACTATTTTGTAGGAAATCAACAAGATGGCACAAACGATCAAGCAATATATGGAAGTTATATTGTACAAAATGTGGCTACTGATAACACCACTAGTCTAAGTGCTGGAAACTATATCCTACCGAATAAAGTTTCTGCAATAAATGCATCATCATTGACTCAAGCACAACTCCAAAAAATTGTTGGTTTAAAAGGAGTGGGTGTAATGACAGATATTACGACGAGTGGTGATCCATTAAGTTCAATAAATAATGCAGGTAATACGATTCAAGATCCTACAACTAGTGATACTAATGTAAAAGATAAATCATATGCAGAAATACCTGTGAGCTGGACTTTGGGAAAAAGTTCTACTAATAGTAATATTGTTGTTGTACCACAGGCAGCAGTTATTTCATCAGATAGCCAGACAGCTCTTAATGTTTATGATGCAAGTATGACAAGTGATGATGCACACGATTTAAAAGATCAAAAAGATCTGGATGGTAATTGGACCTATGCTTTAGCTTTTAAAGCGGATGGAACGATAGAAGAACCAGTGATTAGCAGTCCGTCAAATTTGGTTACAACCTTGCAAACTATACAAGCCAATAATCCAATCATTGACGGAGATGGTAATATTCGTCCTGTTACTTATACTTATAATGGATTATCAAAAGATATTACACTTAATTTAACTTTTGGCTCTATAAGTCTTTCTACACCAAATTCTTACGACTTTGGTACATTAGACGTAAGTCCTAAACCATTAATTTCATGGGCCACAAGTCCTGCCAGTGATGTGGTTGTTACTGACACACGGACAGGTTCTGCCTTGAAGCCATGGTATGTGAGTGTCGCACAAACTCAAGATTTAAAAGGTTTGACAAATAATAATAATTTGGCTTCATATCTTTTCTTCAAAGATAGTACAGGAAGTAAAGTAATTACAAGTGATGCCTTACAGATTTATGCAAATACTTCACCAACTACTGGTACTTTTAAGTTAAATCAAAACTGGAATTCAACCTCTGGTGAAGGAATCCAATTGAATATTCCGGTTGATCATCAAGAGAAGGGAACCTATGAGGGACAATTAACTTGGTCTTTAAATAATGTACCTTCTAATTAG
- a CDS encoding alpha/beta hydrolase encodes MKKRKKMIAWILVVLSVVLVGGYFAIGNYFYDLAVNAHTNKSFLTAGSKQKPLSKKEEERKKENKAFLEDVKSDAWYVTSSDKLKLKLYAADYKQPTKTNKWAIIVHGYGGQSTDMASWTRHFYNKGYNVVTPDLRGHGKSQGDYIGMGWDDRKDMLLWIAKIIQKDPQVEIVLLGVSMGGATVMNTSGEKLPSNVKAIVEDCGFTSTGDVFAYQLKQLYGLPKFPVLYAANTFVKMRAGYDIFKSSAIKQVAKSKTPILFIHGDKDTFVPFKMLNPLYDAAKVEKEKLIVHGAGHGESEKVNPDLYWSHVWDFVGKYMS; translated from the coding sequence ATGAAAAAAAGGAAAAAAATGATTGCTTGGATTTTAGTAGTTTTATCCGTTGTTTTGGTTGGTGGCTATTTCGCAATAGGAAACTATTTTTATGACTTAGCTGTTAACGCGCATACCAATAAATCTTTTCTAACTGCCGGGAGCAAACAGAAGCCTCTTTCTAAAAAAGAAGAAGAAAGAAAAAAGGAAAATAAAGCATTTTTAGAGGATGTAAAATCCGACGCTTGGTATGTTACCTCCTCTGATAAGTTGAAGTTGAAACTCTATGCTGCAGATTATAAGCAACCAACTAAAACAAATAAATGGGCTATTATTGTTCATGGGTATGGTGGACAATCGACCGATATGGCAAGTTGGACACGTCATTTTTACAATAAGGGTTATAATGTTGTTACGCCAGATTTAAGAGGACATGGTAAAAGTCAGGGTGATTATATTGGCATGGGCTGGGATGACCGTAAAGATATGTTGCTTTGGATTGCCAAAATTATTCAAAAAGATCCACAGGTAGAAATTGTCCTATTAGGCGTTTCTATGGGAGGAGCAACGGTGATGAACACTTCAGGCGAAAAGCTTCCCTCGAATGTCAAAGCAATTGTGGAAGATTGTGGGTTCACATCAACAGGTGATGTTTTTGCCTATCAATTAAAACAATTATATGGATTACCAAAATTTCCAGTTCTTTATGCGGCAAATACCTTTGTTAAAATGAGAGCTGGCTATGATATCTTTAAATCTTCGGCAATTAAACAAGTCGCCAAAAGCAAAACACCAATTTTGTTCATTCATGGTGATAAAGATACTTTCGTTCCATTTAAGATGTTAAACCCTCTCTATGATGCAGCAAAAGTTGAGAAAGAAAAGCTGATTGTTCATGGAGCGGGTCATGGAGAATCAGAAAAAGTTAATCCAGACTTATATTGGAGCCATGTTTGGGATTTTGTTGGAAAATATATGTCTTAA
- the queA gene encoding tRNA preQ1(34) S-adenosylmethionine ribosyltransferase-isomerase QueA, translated as MNINDFDFDLPEELIAQTPLEKRSESRLLILDPKTEELEDRHFYNIIDELEAGDALVLNNTRVLPARLHGERAETGGHIELLLLKDMGQNRWETLAKPARKMKVGEEVVFGDGRLKAVVVEVLDHGGRIVEFKYNGIFLEILESLGEMPLPPYIHEQLEDQERYQTVFAKENGSAAAPTAGLHYTPELLEKIADKGVEIVELTLHVGLGTFRPVSVDNVDEHQMHSEFYRLTEEAAAQLRAVKASGHKIVASGTTSIRTLETIGSKFDGDIQADSGWTDIFIKPGYEWKVVDAFNTNFHLPKSTLVMLVAAFAGRDFVLDAYQHAIDEKYRFFSFGDAMFVRPKK; from the coding sequence ATGAATATAAATGATTTTGATTTTGATTTGCCAGAAGAATTGATTGCCCAAACGCCTTTGGAAAAACGTTCTGAATCACGTTTGTTGATTCTTGATCCTAAAACTGAAGAGCTTGAAGATAGACATTTCTATAATATTATTGATGAACTTGAAGCTGGCGATGCTCTTGTCCTAAATAACACAAGGGTACTCCCAGCCCGTCTCCACGGTGAACGCGCTGAAACAGGTGGACATATTGAACTCCTCTTGCTTAAAGATATGGGGCAAAATCGTTGGGAAACATTGGCAAAACCAGCTCGCAAAATGAAAGTTGGTGAGGAAGTCGTTTTTGGTGATGGTCGTTTGAAAGCTGTCGTTGTAGAAGTTCTTGATCATGGTGGACGAATTGTCGAATTCAAATACAATGGAATTTTCCTTGAAATCTTGGAAAGCTTAGGCGAAATGCCACTTCCTCCTTATATCCACGAACAACTCGAAGATCAAGAACGTTATCAAACAGTTTTTGCAAAAGAGAATGGTTCTGCTGCTGCTCCAACTGCTGGCCTACATTATACACCTGAATTGTTAGAAAAAATTGCTGACAAAGGAGTCGAAATTGTTGAATTAACACTTCATGTTGGTTTGGGAACATTTCGTCCTGTCAGTGTGGATAATGTTGATGAGCATCAAATGCACAGCGAATTTTATCGTCTAACTGAAGAGGCGGCTGCTCAATTGAGAGCTGTTAAGGCTAGTGGACACAAAATTGTTGCTTCTGGAACAACATCAATCCGTACTTTGGAAACCATCGGTAGTAAATTTGATGGGGATATCCAAGCCGATTCTGGCTGGACTGACATTTTCATTAAACCTGGCTATGAATGGAAAGTTGTTGATGCTTTTAACACCAATTTCCATTTACCAAAATCAACTTTGGTCATGTTAGTCGCTGCTTTTGCTGGCCGTGATTTTGTTCTTGACGCTTACCAACATGCGATTGATGAAAAATATCGTTTCTTCAGTTTTGGGGATGCAATGTTCGTTCGCCCCAAAAAATAA
- a CDS encoding glucosamine-6-phosphate deaminase yields the protein MKVIVVKNQLEGGKIGLDLLKKSMANGAKTLGLATGSTPVEFYNQIVNSDLDFTDMVSVNLDEYVGLDGSNDQSYRYFMTKHLFGEKPFKENFLPNGKAADLEAEAKHYDQIIEENPIDWQILGIGQNGHIGFNEPGTPAEITTHVVDLQESTIKANARFFESEADVPRKAISMGLASIMKSKNIVLMAYGKEKAEAIKGMVEGEVTTELPASILQNHANVTVIADEAAVSLLSK from the coding sequence ATGAAAGTTATCGTAGTAAAAAATCAACTCGAAGGTGGAAAAATCGGACTTGACCTTCTTAAAAAATCAATGGCTAATGGTGCTAAAACATTGGGACTTGCAACAGGCTCAACACCAGTAGAATTTTACAACCAAATTGTTAACTCAGACCTTGATTTTACAGACATGGTTTCAGTAAACTTGGATGAATATGTTGGACTTGACGGTTCAAATGATCAATCTTACCGCTATTTTATGACTAAACATTTGTTTGGAGAAAAACCATTTAAAGAAAACTTCTTACCAAATGGTAAAGCAGCTGATCTTGAAGCTGAAGCAAAACATTATGACCAAATTATTGAAGAAAATCCAATTGACTGGCAAATTCTTGGAATTGGTCAAAATGGACACATTGGTTTTAATGAACCAGGAACACCTGCTGAAATTACAACTCATGTTGTTGACCTTCAAGAAAGCACAATCAAAGCCAACGCACGTTTCTTTGAATCAGAAGCAGATGTACCACGTAAAGCAATTTCAATGGGACTTGCTTCAATTATGAAATCAAAAAATATTGTTTTGATGGCTTATGGTAAAGAAAAAGCTGAAGCAATCAAAGGAATGGTTGAAGGAGAAGTGACAACAGAGCTTCCAGCATCAATTCTTCAAAACCACGCTAATGTTACTGTTATCGCTGATGAAGCAGCTGTATCATTGTTGAGCAAATAA
- a CDS encoding DUF916 and DUF3324 domain-containing protein: protein MKIYQKVLLFIATIFTLGTVSKEVHANEFNFSVNPVLPENQIGESGYFNLQMSPGQSQTLTITLKNTTDKTVVVEEEIASATTNINGVVEYSPNKIKADSTLKYNLVDYASIPKEVSLQPNSSQQVKVSVTMPKENFNGVIAGGITFKEKDSEKTNSNSKGLSIQNKYAYVVALLMQQNKNTVAPDLKLNSVEPSQVNYRNVINANLQNPMAGYLNQMYVQAEVKGLSNSKLSYKANKEMLQMAPNSNFDYPVSIGDGNKLEAGKYRLSMTVYGQKNNDGKFTYVDSKGKEQKFDYQWKFTKDFTILGKTASKLNSKDVTVKKTPWYENWLIWLGLLLILLALFFLFFILWKRRKKEEEEQDLEKEKLKAQLEEMREQISKEDNSDETDV, encoded by the coding sequence ATGAAAATTTATCAAAAAGTTTTACTGTTCATTGCCACTATCTTTACTTTAGGGACTGTCAGTAAAGAAGTTCATGCAAATGAATTTAATTTTTCTGTGAACCCGGTTCTTCCAGAAAACCAAATTGGCGAGAGCGGATACTTTAATTTACAAATGAGTCCAGGACAATCGCAAACTTTGACGATTACTCTAAAAAATACTACTGACAAAACAGTAGTGGTTGAAGAAGAAATAGCTAGTGCGACAACAAATATTAACGGTGTGGTTGAATACTCACCAAATAAAATTAAAGCAGATTCAACACTAAAGTATAATCTAGTAGACTATGCCTCAATTCCAAAAGAAGTATCACTACAACCAAACTCTTCACAGCAAGTAAAAGTGAGTGTTACTATGCCAAAGGAAAATTTTAATGGTGTAATTGCTGGTGGAATTACTTTTAAAGAGAAGGACTCAGAGAAAACAAATTCCAATTCTAAGGGATTAAGTATTCAAAATAAATATGCTTACGTTGTTGCTTTACTGATGCAACAAAATAAAAATACTGTTGCGCCTGACTTGAAATTAAATAGTGTAGAGCCTAGTCAGGTTAATTATAGAAATGTAATTAATGCCAATTTACAAAATCCAATGGCTGGATATCTAAATCAAATGTATGTTCAAGCAGAGGTCAAAGGTTTAAGTAATTCTAAATTATCTTATAAGGCAAACAAAGAGATGCTGCAAATGGCACCAAATAGTAATTTTGATTATCCTGTTTCTATTGGTGATGGAAATAAGCTTGAAGCGGGTAAGTATCGTCTATCGATGACAGTATATGGGCAAAAAAATAATGACGGAAAGTTCACTTATGTTGATTCAAAAGGAAAAGAACAAAAATTTGATTATCAATGGAAATTTACAAAAGACTTTACAATATTAGGTAAAACAGCAAGTAAATTAAATTCAAAAGATGTAACTGTTAAGAAGACTCCTTGGTATGAAAATTGGCTTATCTGGTTAGGTTTATTATTAATTCTTTTAGCTCTTTTCTTCTTGTTCTTTATTTTATGGAAGAGACGTAAAAAAGAAGAAGAGGAGCAAGATTTAGAAAAAGAAAAATTAAAAGCTCAACTTGAAGAAATGAGAGAGCAAATAAGTAAAGAAGATAATTCTGATGAGACAGACGTTTAG